In Syntrophomonas wolfei subsp. wolfei str. Goettingen G311, a single window of DNA contains:
- a CDS encoding FAD-binding protein, translating to MQPESEQELVELVRLAQAKNIKLTPRGKATV from the coding sequence GTGCAGCCGGAATCGGAGCAGGAGCTTGTGGAACTGGTCCGTCTGGCCCAGGCAAAGAACATCAAATTGACCCCCAGAGGCAAGGCTACAGTTTAA
- a CDS encoding cyclic nucleotide-binding domain-containing protein, with protein MFVLGKQLLVRPDDTHRLRLMIPVFFSLGVGEVLGISSSTAIFNVRYGVEYLPLMYVLEAAGLLLLSLLIADLSGRMDRSRFLRVTYGMMAGIVLLNGLVLVLSKFFAFSLWPVFYPILLVTSMVVFFQLTPLIWLIALDVCSTQQAKRLFPLMAGASTIGCIAAGVIGKLLTPIGVEIIYLFWSLFLLGGGYYLFQTIEYYISPLKALTVEEPTNLKNSIVSIYRSRFLLGMLSLLTLIMTLYFLMDYQFNTVARITYNDEAQLAGFLAIFLAISNVVAVVIELGFLSRIMSLLGVGNVLLLVVAGLGCSFIITIIFTSGPWALGAVFISYLITKIMVNVLGEPSYQLLFKVIPPQGRDGIRFLVEALIILGGMIGGAAVSALYSAGIISMQSMLVSALLLAIIATFVAWKTRGMYLNELLRSIGNGVKDLSENGAAFLGRYVPSTFLTQLFSFLHHPDDRKRTLALEIAEQLDSHALEPRLGDLLKDSCADVRRSALKYCLRLDNTSYHQESIMACCMDEEPEVRAAAIDLWPVLNLDRHQLYQALDDPDSLVVAHAVTAICSLEQAINYPKVIDAVKRCLDEGETSAATICQAISSAGLDKFSPRLISMLDSSPQLRTAACEALGKLQICNSIPRIIDVYAKGDRDFHKVADQALIDMGEDAVPILLDEINKQTDLRSWLGIIKALSALNREDRHSKLLIDSCLQRLEQLAIFKEVPSLIKSLNYADLANVAFLRYQEIYSLQIEGCWAVLGSIYDPLVVSRVRTASQDEDIELREISLEALSEGLVDRRLARAMLEAMVSPATIPKPSADIVKAKLKKAQSLDDYWFSAISTAALSRLEGGNTMKDREMLSLLDKVMLLKSVELFSYLQLEELGLLARVARLEIYDEGTVLLQEGQPNSNLYVIIDGHIELSAYSAGAGVNATIAVRGTGDTVGDSSVFDQSASSLTAQIILSEATLLILEGKDIHRLCSLYPNIAMGFIKAISGRNRKLEKMLITMA; from the coding sequence TTGTTTGTACTTGGAAAACAGTTATTAGTTCGACCTGATGATACCCATCGGCTACGATTAATGATTCCCGTGTTTTTCTCCTTGGGTGTGGGTGAAGTTCTAGGTATTAGTTCATCTACTGCTATTTTTAATGTTCGATATGGTGTTGAATATCTGCCTTTAATGTATGTATTGGAAGCGGCTGGCCTTTTGCTGTTGTCATTATTAATTGCTGACTTATCGGGCCGCATGGATCGCTCTCGTTTTCTTCGCGTTACTTATGGCATGATGGCAGGAATAGTATTGCTAAATGGATTAGTTTTAGTTTTATCCAAGTTCTTTGCTTTTTCGCTTTGGCCAGTTTTCTATCCTATATTATTAGTCACTTCAATGGTGGTCTTTTTCCAGCTTACCCCTCTAATTTGGTTAATTGCTTTGGATGTTTGTTCCACTCAGCAAGCCAAAAGGTTGTTTCCCTTAATGGCTGGCGCATCCACTATAGGCTGCATTGCAGCAGGTGTTATTGGCAAATTACTGACACCCATCGGCGTAGAAATCATCTATCTTTTTTGGTCTTTGTTTCTATTGGGCGGAGGTTATTATTTATTTCAGACTATTGAATACTACATTTCCCCCTTGAAAGCACTCACAGTTGAAGAACCCACAAACTTAAAAAACAGTATTGTTAGTATATATCGCTCCCGGTTTTTGCTGGGTATGCTGTCCTTGCTGACCTTAATTATGACCTTATACTTTTTAATGGACTACCAATTCAATACCGTCGCTAGAATTACTTATAACGATGAGGCTCAATTAGCTGGATTCCTGGCCATTTTTTTAGCCATATCCAACGTTGTTGCCGTGGTCATTGAGCTGGGCTTTCTAAGCCGGATCATGTCGCTGCTCGGGGTAGGCAATGTCTTATTGCTGGTAGTTGCCGGGTTAGGTTGCAGCTTTATAATTACAATTATCTTTACCTCTGGGCCCTGGGCACTGGGCGCAGTGTTTATAAGTTATCTGATAACCAAAATAATGGTAAATGTTTTAGGTGAACCCTCCTACCAATTATTGTTCAAGGTAATTCCTCCCCAGGGTAGAGATGGCATTCGTTTTTTAGTTGAAGCCTTAATAATTCTTGGCGGAATGATAGGTGGGGCAGCGGTTTCAGCTCTCTACTCTGCGGGGATAATCAGTATGCAGTCAATGTTGGTATCTGCCCTGCTCTTGGCAATAATAGCTACTTTTGTTGCTTGGAAAACTAGAGGCATGTATCTTAACGAATTGCTACGATCCATTGGCAATGGTGTTAAGGATTTAAGCGAAAATGGGGCAGCTTTTTTAGGCCGCTATGTACCATCGACGTTTTTAACCCAGCTGTTTTCCTTTCTGCATCATCCCGACGATCGTAAACGAACCCTGGCATTAGAAATTGCGGAGCAGTTGGATTCTCATGCTTTAGAACCGAGGCTTGGCGATTTACTAAAGGACTCTTGTGCTGATGTGCGCAGAAGTGCTCTAAAATACTGTTTGCGACTAGACAATACATCTTATCACCAGGAGTCAATAATGGCATGTTGCATGGATGAAGAACCTGAAGTCCGAGCTGCAGCCATAGACTTGTGGCCAGTCCTAAATCTAGATCGGCATCAATTATATCAAGCACTTGATGATCCTGACTCTTTGGTAGTAGCCCATGCTGTTACAGCGATTTGCAGTTTGGAACAAGCGATAAACTACCCAAAAGTAATAGATGCCGTGAAACGCTGCTTAGATGAGGGTGAAACTTCAGCTGCAACTATTTGCCAAGCCATAAGTTCAGCAGGTCTGGACAAATTCTCACCGCGATTAATAAGCATGCTGGATAGCAGCCCCCAGTTAAGAACGGCCGCTTGTGAAGCTTTAGGCAAACTACAAATCTGTAACTCTATACCCAGAATTATAGACGTATATGCCAAAGGAGACCGCGACTTTCATAAAGTAGCCGACCAAGCGCTTATTGACATGGGAGAAGATGCAGTGCCAATTCTGCTGGATGAAATTAATAAACAAACCGACCTGCGTTCCTGGTTGGGCATAATCAAAGCATTATCAGCATTGAATAGGGAAGATCGACACAGCAAATTATTAATAGATAGCTGCCTGCAACGTTTGGAACAGTTAGCTATTTTTAAAGAAGTACCATCACTTATTAAGAGCTTAAATTATGCTGATTTGGCTAATGTAGCCTTCCTTCGCTACCAGGAAATATATTCACTGCAGATAGAGGGTTGCTGGGCAGTACTAGGAAGCATTTATGATCCCCTGGTAGTTTCTAGAGTTAGAACTGCTAGCCAGGATGAAGATATAGAGCTTAGAGAAATATCGCTGGAGGCGTTATCTGAAGGATTGGTTGATCGCAGATTAGCCAGGGCTATGTTGGAGGCCATGGTTTCGCCAGCAACTATTCCTAAACCGAGTGCAGACATTGTAAAGGCTAAGTTAAAAAAGGCTCAATCATTAGATGACTATTGGTTCAGTGCAATAAGCACAGCGGCTCTATCGAGGCTGGAAGGGGGAAATACTATGAAGGATCGTGAAATGCTAAGTTTATTGGACAAAGTAATGCTATTAAAGAGTGTGGAGCTTTTTTCTTACTTGCAGCTAGAAGAACTAGGCCTCCTGGCTCGGGTAGCCAGGTTAGAAATTTACGATGAAGGTACCGTGCTATTACAGGAAGGGCAACCCAACTCCAACTTATATGTTATTATCGATGGTCATATTGAACTAAGCGCTTACTCTGCCGGCGCAGGAGTTAATGCCACAATTGCAGTACGAGGAACCGGCGATACCGTTGGAGATAGCAGTGTATTTGACCAGTCGGCTTCTTCACTTACTGCCCAAATCATTCTAAGTGAAGCAACTCTTCTAATTCTCGAAGGAAAAGATATACATAGATTGTGCAGTCTTTATCCCAATATTGCGATGGGTTTTATCAAAGCAATCAGTGGGCGGAACCGAAAACTAGAAAAGATGTTAATTACGATGGCCTAG
- a CDS encoding GNAT family N-acetyltransferase yields MGKYQDICITIPNNLRYIPLIQDSTAAFARIIGLDEKSTNEVVLGVEEAVVNVINHAFAEGEKASFNIIFQQTALGMQILIREQGMPFDPEELTRLAQKDRTEAEDTRGLGLHLMYRFMDEVSFVNLGKAGKETRLVKYSGIRMRDVMDLPQSDSHKQADEVPVYQIHLMKPEQAVNVSRCAYMSYGYSYSSEYIYYPELLRQLNEEGKMVSLVASSENNEIIGHVALIFQGDDPHVPVVDDAFVNPKYRGAGCLNDLGAAVIEWAQNNGLIGLYTWSVTTHPYSQRVAVKWGLSDTAILISGDLPFDFKALKEGAGQRESETILFTYLNAKHAIQIYPPAQHADMIQQIYHSLGVEAKILTIGSSLDLLEEDAVLELKYDVPSIIAFVTVKTYGKNVVHEVNRMLRGLCLERLETIYLKLPLTSPYTAILTEEFETLGFFFSGIMPGSEGCDQLILQYLNNQVIDYDLIKVHTEMGQKILAYIKNHDPNQILKL; encoded by the coding sequence ATGGGAAAGTATCAAGATATTTGTATTACAATTCCCAATAATTTGCGCTATATTCCTCTAATACAGGATAGTACCGCTGCTTTTGCACGTATTATTGGTTTGGATGAAAAAAGTACTAATGAAGTTGTATTGGGAGTAGAGGAAGCAGTGGTTAATGTAATTAACCACGCCTTTGCGGAAGGAGAAAAAGCTAGTTTTAATATCATATTTCAACAGACAGCCCTGGGAATGCAGATTTTAATCCGAGAACAGGGCATGCCTTTTGATCCTGAAGAACTTACCAGGTTGGCACAAAAGGATAGAACAGAAGCCGAAGATACTCGGGGTCTGGGATTGCACTTGATGTATCGATTTATGGATGAAGTTTCCTTTGTGAACTTGGGTAAAGCTGGCAAAGAAACTCGCTTGGTTAAATACTCAGGCATCAGAATGCGTGATGTGATGGACTTACCTCAGTCAGATAGTCATAAACAAGCAGATGAAGTACCTGTCTATCAGATTCATCTTATGAAACCGGAGCAAGCCGTAAATGTTTCTAGATGTGCATATATGTCCTATGGCTATTCTTATTCTAGTGAATATATCTATTATCCAGAACTATTAAGACAACTTAATGAAGAGGGCAAGATGGTTTCTTTGGTGGCAAGCAGTGAGAATAACGAAATAATCGGACATGTGGCTCTGATCTTCCAAGGCGATGACCCTCATGTGCCGGTTGTGGATGATGCCTTCGTGAATCCAAAATACCGTGGAGCGGGATGTCTAAATGACCTGGGAGCAGCCGTCATCGAGTGGGCACAAAACAATGGACTGATTGGTTTATACACCTGGTCAGTAACTACCCATCCTTATTCGCAAAGAGTAGCTGTTAAATGGGGATTGAGCGATACTGCCATTCTCATATCCGGGGACTTGCCATTTGATTTTAAAGCCCTAAAAGAAGGAGCAGGACAGCGTGAGAGTGAAACCATCCTTTTTACCTATCTAAACGCGAAACATGCTATACAAATATATCCTCCGGCACAGCATGCTGATATGATCCAACAAATATACCATAGTCTGGGCGTAGAAGCTAAGATTCTGACGATCGGCTCTTCTTTAGATTTGCTGGAAGAGGATGCTGTCTTGGAGCTTAAATATGATGTTCCTAGTATTATTGCATTTGTTACGGTAAAGACATATGGCAAAAATGTTGTCCATGAGGTTAATCGAATGCTAAGAGGACTCTGTCTGGAGAGACTGGAAACCATTTATTTAAAGCTACCTTTGACTAGCCCTTACACTGCTATCCTGACCGAAGAGTTCGAAACCCTGGGATTCTTTTTTAGTGGAATAATGCCCGGTTCAGAAGGATGTGATCAACTTATACTCCAGTATCTGAACAATCAAGTAATTGATTACGATCTTATTAAAGTTCACACTGAAATGGGACAGAAAATTTTAGCTTATATTAAAAATCATGATCCCAACCAAATACTAAAGTTGTAA
- a CDS encoding DUF898 family protein, with amino-acid sequence MFTGSAISLFGNWILWLLLTIITLGIYSFWVGIALEKWKVKNTQFAD; translated from the coding sequence ATGTTCACCGGTAGTGCAATAAGTCTATTCGGGAACTGGATATTATGGCTTTTATTAACCATAATTACACTTGGAATTTATAGTTTTTGGGTAGGAATCGCTTTAGAAAAATGGAAAGTAAAAAATACACAATTTGCAGATTAA
- a CDS encoding DUF5714 domain-containing protein — MNGHLNDCLICDGKLEYLDAAEEMECVICHKKHLNNVRCINRHYICDECHSKRGAKIILEVCRTTDSKNPIEIMQKLMAKPFIHMHGPEHHILTGAALLAAYHNSGGQLDLNKALNEIERRAKQVPGGACGFWGCCGAAISTGMFISIATGATPLSEREWSLSNLITSKVLRRISALGGPRCCKRNCFTAAKVAVEFTGEQLAVNMELPVDICCFFSPNNHECKGALCPYSPQHSNS; from the coding sequence ATGAATGGACATCTGAATGACTGTCTGATATGTGATGGTAAGTTGGAATACCTTGATGCAGCGGAAGAAATGGAATGCGTGATTTGCCACAAAAAGCATTTAAACAATGTCCGCTGTATTAATAGGCATTATATCTGCGATGAGTGCCATAGCAAGAGAGGTGCCAAGATTATCCTTGAAGTATGCCGGACGACCGATTCTAAAAATCCCATCGAAATCATGCAAAAACTGATGGCAAAGCCATTCATCCATATGCATGGGCCGGAACACCATATTCTCACAGGTGCAGCACTTCTTGCTGCCTATCATAACAGTGGAGGACAATTGGATCTGAATAAAGCCCTGAACGAAATAGAACGTCGTGCAAAACAGGTTCCCGGAGGGGCCTGTGGATTCTGGGGATGTTGCGGGGCGGCTATAAGTACGGGGATGTTTATCAGTATTGCGACCGGGGCGACGCCGTTGAGCGAACGGGAATGGAGTCTGTCCAATCTGATAACTTCCAAGGTATTGCGGCGAATAAGCGCTCTCGGCGGGCCGAGATGCTGTAAGAGGAATTGTTTCACGGCGGCAAAAGTGGCTGTTGAGTTCACGGGAGAACAGCTCGCGGTCAATATGGAATTACCGGTAGATATTTGTTGTTTCTTTTCGCCCAACAATCACGAGTGCAAAGGTGCACTTTGCCCATATAGCCCCCAGCACTCCAATTCCTAG